In the Plectropomus leopardus isolate mb chromosome 5, YSFRI_Pleo_2.0, whole genome shotgun sequence genome, one interval contains:
- the tmem160 gene encoding transmembrane protein 160 yields the protein MAFLSLFLRRQLPPAVCHLARTVKLLRPPCAGAPLRRLHGSARLRLTEKGGPWGKSRGPEQQYQLSDLDKADALMLRKSHETGFLSWFRNGLLATGIGVIAFVQSEVGREAGYAFFILGGVCVSFGGASYIGSLFALRRMMLLSVPALLAQSITVASVALFWLCAVSLYIGRLEVEIIHEGEEEEGEDEDECRECRERREHRGYRGSHDSRHQNSEDSDSKGPKK from the exons ATGGCTTTCCTGAGTTTGTTCCTGAGAAGGCAGCTGCCGCCGGCAGTGTGTCACTTGGCCCGGACGGTGAAGCTGCTCCGGCCTCCCTGCGCCGGAGCGCCGCTGCGGAGGCTGCACGGCTCGGCCCGGCTGCGGCTCACAGAGAAGGGAGGACCGTGGGGGAAGAGCCGAGGGCCGGAGCAGCAGTACCAGCTCTCAGACCTCGACAAGGCGGACGCTTTG atgctGAGAAAGTCCCACGAGACAG GATTCCTCTCGTGGTTCAGGAACGGTCTGCTGGCAACTGGGATCGGAGTCATCGCATTTGTCCAGAGCGAAGTGGGGCGAGAAGCAGGATATG CCTTCTTCATCctgggaggtgtgtgtgtgtcgtttgGCGGCGCCTCGTACATTGGCAGCCTCTTTGCCTTGCGGAGGATGATGCTGCTGTCTGTGCCAGCGCTGCTGGCCCAAAGCATCACGGTGGCCAGCGTCGCCCTCTTCTGGCTCTGCGCGGTATCCCTATACATCGGCCGCTTGGAGGTGGAGATCATCCacgagggagaggaggaggagggggaggatgaggatgagTGCCGGGAGTGCCGCGAGAGACGTGAGCATCGGGGTTACCGAGGATCCCACGACAGCAGACATCAGAACAGTGAGGACAGTGACAGCAAGGGGCCCAAAAAGTAG